The Paenibacillus sp. MBLB1832 genome has a window encoding:
- a CDS encoding diguanylate cyclase domain-containing protein codes for MNVQASKLTIHNLLTMPGSRSQRRFTFIFGAIVCLISLLSLPIASSKLPEFQAYQPAIFSTVICFELITAYVLFSQFLINRAPAVLVLGTGYLYSAGMSLMYMLVFPGIFSPTGLFHASSQTAPWMYILGHFGLPLALFLYMWLDHAYKAVELSAQRARQLVVLGISGTLFLIGLLTAVCLYGESLLPVLLSQGRLTPWFIYGFGLPIVLISLAALVVFYKISRGSTVTSAWLCVALLASMLDVAVVMCGGGRYSVGWYVAKLNTFVCANAVLSGMIYEFNKMYVEMSKLYRKVSESESNYKELLGESQLAERKIAEQKEIIERMLASSREAIVMCDSEGNVIFANRRFERLFEKPLLRGEKLAVYCSCLKAAQGSLSEMIEGYLQGRMKPFRERVSMVNSKEKTKYYECYVSPIANETDGTLLGHLFGFHDRTDEVRMVYYDELTGLPNRRYLGERLMEAMQQAKESKMLPVIYFMDLDGFKKVNDTYGHEMGDRLLQEVAGILQGCVGNRGICARWAGDEFIVLLNRLETEEQLEQIAQTIIQTINELDTVDGKEIHVTASIGVAIYPIDGTIGKTLLQHADQAMYEAKMRGKNNYCLYAAISEAQ; via the coding sequence ATGAATGTTCAAGCATCTAAACTTACCATCCATAATCTATTAACGATGCCAGGAAGCCGCTCGCAGCGAAGATTTACCTTCATTTTCGGCGCCATTGTTTGCTTGATTTCTTTGCTTTCGTTACCGATTGCTAGTAGTAAGCTGCCGGAATTTCAGGCGTATCAACCGGCGATTTTTTCGACCGTTATTTGTTTCGAACTAATCACAGCCTATGTGCTATTTAGTCAATTTTTAATCAATCGAGCGCCTGCTGTGCTTGTGCTGGGTACAGGTTATCTTTACTCGGCGGGTATGAGCTTGATGTATATGCTTGTGTTCCCAGGCATTTTCTCTCCTACGGGATTGTTCCATGCCAGTTCACAGACAGCTCCTTGGATGTATATATTAGGGCATTTCGGACTCCCGCTCGCCCTGTTCCTCTATATGTGGTTGGATCATGCCTATAAAGCGGTTGAGCTTAGTGCTCAAAGGGCACGCCAACTTGTGGTGCTGGGCATCTCGGGGACGCTGTTTCTGATTGGTCTATTGACGGCTGTTTGCTTGTACGGGGAAAGCTTGCTGCCTGTTCTTCTCAGCCAAGGCCGTCTTACACCCTGGTTTATTTACGGTTTTGGCTTACCGATTGTCCTCATCAGCTTGGCTGCTTTGGTCGTATTTTACAAGATATCGCGTGGAAGCACCGTCACATCGGCATGGTTATGTGTTGCCTTGCTGGCCTCAATGCTGGATGTGGCAGTCGTCATGTGCGGCGGCGGCAGGTACAGCGTGGGATGGTATGTTGCGAAGTTAAACACGTTCGTGTGTGCGAATGCCGTTCTGTCAGGGATGATCTATGAATTTAATAAGATGTACGTGGAGATGTCGAAGCTGTACCGCAAAGTAAGCGAGAGCGAAAGCAATTATAAAGAGTTGCTCGGTGAAAGCCAGCTTGCAGAGAGGAAAATCGCAGAACAAAAAGAGATCATCGAGCGCATGCTAGCCTCCAGCAGGGAAGCGATTGTGATGTGCGATAGCGAGGGAAACGTTATTTTCGCCAATCGACGTTTCGAGCGTTTATTCGAAAAGCCACTGCTTCGCGGCGAGAAGTTGGCGGTTTACTGTTCGTGTCTGAAAGCTGCGCAGGGTTCTTTATCTGAAATGATCGAGGGCTATTTGCAAGGTCGCATGAAGCCTTTCCGTGAGCGGGTTTCGATGGTAAACAGCAAAGAAAAGACGAAGTATTACGAGTGCTATGTCAGCCCGATTGCGAATGAGACAGATGGCACGCTGCTCGGACATTTATTCGGATTCCATGATCGAACGGACGAAGTTCGGATGGTGTATTACGACGAATTGACGGGGCTCCCGAACCGCAGATATTTGGGAGAACGGCTGATGGAGGCGATGCAGCAGGCCAAAGAAAGCAAGATGCTGCCCGTTATTTATTTTATGGATTTGGACGGTTTCAAGAAGGTGAATGACACCTATGGTCATGAAATGGGTGATCGGTTGCTGCAGGAAGTTGCCGGCATCCTTCAAGGCTGTGTCGGAAACCGCGGCATTTGTGCGCGCTGGGCGGGCGATGAGTTTATCGTTTTGCTGAATAGGTTGGAAACAGAGGAGCAATTAGAGCAGATTGCCCAAACCATTATTCAAACGATTAATGAATTAGACACGGTAGACGGTAAGGAGATTCATGTTACGGCCAGCATTGGCGTCGCTATCTATCCTATTGACGGAACCATAGGGAAGACGCTGCTGCAGCATGCGGATCAAGCGATGTACGAGGCGAAGATGCGAGGCAAAAATAATTACTGCTTGTATGCAGCCATTTCGGAGGCGCAGTAG
- a CDS encoding GGDEF domain-containing protein — protein sequence MKFLSEKDHLTTLYNRRFIQDAFPKLIASVDRKQAKLVLYFIDVDDFKLINDSCGHKIGDQVLQRIANILLLYGQKKDVAARWAGDEFLLLSTPSSAYTEEMLIAHMQRELAIASQEFQIDLSVSIGTAMYPDEAQTLEDLLHVADQDMYALKMGRKCQPVSAMGTTHSVS from the coding sequence TTGAAATTTCTTTCGGAAAAGGATCATCTGACGACGCTGTACAACAGGAGATTCATACAGGATGCATTCCCGAAGCTCATCGCTTCCGTAGATCGTAAGCAGGCGAAGCTGGTGTTATATTTTATCGACGTGGATGATTTTAAATTAATCAATGACTCCTGCGGGCACAAAATCGGCGATCAAGTCCTGCAACGAATTGCAAATATTCTACTGCTCTATGGGCAAAAGAAGGATGTAGCCGCACGGTGGGCGGGGGATGAGTTTTTGCTCTTATCTACCCCGTCGAGTGCATACACAGAAGAGATGCTGATTGCTCATATGCAGCGGGAATTGGCGATAGCTTCTCAAGAGTTTCAAATAGATCTTTCGGTTTCCATTGGAACAGCCATGTATCCAGATGAAGCGCAGACATTGGAGGATTTATTGCATGTAGCGGATCAGGATATGTATGCTTTGAAAATGGGGAGAAAATGCCAACCTGTCAGCGCGATGGGAACTACGCATTCGGTAAGTTGA